One stretch of Comamonas testosteroni DNA includes these proteins:
- a CDS encoding LysE family translocator has product MNAWPTVILVTSLAVISPGADFAMVTRTSLMESRRAGLWVALGIGCGVLIHVAYTLLGLGMVLQRLPWLFNLLKYAGAAYLVWLGICLWRGASRANGDRPESRSSAEPGQRNARKGHAPGRSLFILGFLTNALNPKTALFILSLFMQIVGPAVPMPTQLAYGLFIAVAHVLWFALVACFFSAPVLQPKVQAIRPWVDRSLGCVLLVLGLLLIAAGTPATSNLMNASI; this is encoded by the coding sequence ATGAACGCCTGGCCCACCGTGATTCTCGTTACCTCTCTCGCCGTCATCAGCCCTGGCGCCGACTTCGCCATGGTCACCCGCACCAGCCTGATGGAATCGCGCCGTGCGGGTCTCTGGGTGGCGCTTGGCATTGGCTGTGGCGTTCTGATCCATGTGGCCTACACCCTGCTGGGACTGGGCATGGTCCTGCAACGCCTGCCCTGGCTTTTCAATCTGCTCAAATATGCGGGAGCAGCCTATCTGGTATGGCTCGGAATTTGTCTCTGGCGCGGCGCCAGCCGTGCAAATGGCGATCGGCCAGAGTCCCGATCCAGTGCCGAACCAGGCCAGCGCAATGCACGAAAAGGCCATGCGCCAGGCCGCTCGCTTTTTATCCTGGGCTTTCTGACCAATGCACTCAACCCCAAGACAGCGCTCTTCATCCTCAGCCTGTTCATGCAAATCGTCGGCCCTGCCGTGCCCATGCCCACCCAGTTGGCCTACGGCCTTTTCATCGCCGTGGCCCACGTGCTGTGGTTTGCGCTGGTAGCCTGTTTTTTCTCGGCCCCGGTGCTCCAGCCCAAAGTACAAGCCATACGCCCCTGGGTAGATCGCAGTCTGGGCTGCGTGCTGCTTGTCCTGGGCCTGCTGCTGATCGCCGCCGGCACACCGGCCACGTCGAATCTGATGAATGCCAGCATCTGA
- a CDS encoding YceI family protein: MTLRRQLIAVLLTLITGCSQPGIEPEQPPGPTARPADFPAAFYADAAARGQSVLQIDSSHSLVSITVRRAGALARLGHDHVIASHELQGYVAPQLGRADLYVALDRLSVDEPALRAKAALDTQPSAADIEATRANMLNKLLQTSVHPFALVRAHAPPEADGDVLLALELTLHGVTRSLSVPARIRRTPGEFHISGSLSINQSSFGITPLSILGGAIQVRDRLELNFEVRAAPPLKQESRS, translated from the coding sequence ATGACATTGCGCAGACAGCTGATTGCAGTCCTGTTGACTCTGATCACGGGCTGCTCGCAGCCGGGCATCGAGCCAGAGCAGCCTCCCGGCCCGACGGCAAGGCCTGCGGACTTTCCTGCGGCCTTCTATGCCGATGCTGCTGCACGGGGCCAGTCGGTGCTTCAAATCGATTCCTCGCATTCCCTGGTCTCAATCACCGTTCGACGCGCTGGCGCTCTGGCCAGACTGGGGCACGACCATGTGATTGCCAGCCATGAGCTGCAAGGCTATGTGGCCCCTCAGCTTGGCCGCGCCGATCTCTATGTGGCGCTGGACAGGCTATCGGTTGACGAACCCGCCCTGCGCGCCAAGGCCGCTCTGGACACCCAGCCCAGCGCTGCCGATATTGAAGCGACCCGTGCCAATATGCTCAACAAGCTGCTGCAAACCTCGGTCCATCCGTTTGCACTGGTCCGGGCACATGCGCCTCCCGAAGCAGACGGCGATGTATTGCTGGCCCTGGAACTCACTCTTCACGGTGTCACACGCAGCCTGAGCGTACCGGCCCGGATCAGGAGGACGCCAGGCGAATTCCATATCAGCGGCTCGCTGAGCATCAATCAATCGAGCTTTGGCATCACGCCTTTGTCTATCCTGGGCGGTGCAATCCAGGTCCGCGACAGGCTCGAGTTGAACTTCGAAGTGCGCGCCGCTCCACCGCTGAAGCAGGAATCCCGGTCATGA
- a CDS encoding YceI family protein, which produces MRKPVCCLATLLTTLCSIAAHATSWELKPGGDNRLEFTATFEQTPVTGVFKGFRVRFDFDPLKPGSNRLNVSIRISSADMANPDINQAIAGKDWFDFVRYPEAVFDAKEILDAPGAAGYLARCTLLLKGRRQPLVLPFSWKPEERRMEGEFVTHRSIFDIGTGEWKSSNAVGDAVTVKFRVQLRELP; this is translated from the coding sequence ATGCGAAAACCCGTTTGCTGCCTCGCCACCCTTCTCACCACGCTGTGCTCCATTGCAGCTCATGCCACCTCGTGGGAGCTCAAGCCCGGTGGCGACAACAGACTGGAATTCACCGCCACTTTTGAGCAAACGCCGGTCACCGGCGTGTTCAAAGGCTTCCGGGTTCGCTTTGATTTCGACCCTCTAAAGCCAGGCAGCAACAGGCTGAATGTCAGTATTCGCATCAGCAGCGCCGACATGGCCAATCCAGACATCAACCAGGCCATTGCCGGCAAGGACTGGTTTGACTTTGTGCGTTATCCCGAGGCAGTCTTTGATGCCAAGGAGATTCTCGACGCCCCCGGTGCAGCCGGTTACCTGGCACGCTGCACCCTGCTGCTGAAAGGCCGCAGGCAGCCGCTTGTGCTGCCATTCAGCTGGAAGCCCGAGGAGCGCCGCATGGAAGGCGAATTTGTCACCCATCGCTCGATATTTGATATCGGTACAGGAGAGTGGAAGAGCAGCAATGCCGTGGGAGACGCCGTGACCGTCAAATTTCGCGTTCAGCTGCGCGAGTTGCCATGA
- a CDS encoding saccharopine dehydrogenase family protein, which yields MREYKVMVIGAYGFFGSRLVARLARQTGLHIVVAGRSVSAAQALVESLAPNACSSLSHAVLDVMVRGLEERLKALEVDALIHTSGPFQGQDYRVARACADAGVHYVDLADGRDFVCGIDVLDPQARAAGVLLLSGASSVPALSSAVVDALASGMARVSDLDIGISPGNRTDRGLSTVAAILSYCGKPLPGSGQQALIGWLRSYGHDYPAPVGRRLLSACDIPDLALLPLRYEGSPSIRFGAGLELSFLQRGMNAMAWLAHRGLVRDWSAHARRLKRMADWFKSWGSDAGAMHVTVSGLDATGQACQRCWVLMAGSGDGPYVPTLAASALVRKLALGAPLEPGARPCVGLLTLQDFVDEAQGLDIQMRRLD from the coding sequence ATGCGTGAATACAAGGTCATGGTCATCGGTGCTTACGGCTTCTTCGGCAGCCGGCTGGTTGCCAGGCTGGCCAGGCAAACCGGTTTGCACATTGTGGTGGCAGGGCGCTCGGTCTCTGCGGCGCAGGCGCTGGTTGAAAGTCTGGCCCCGAATGCTTGCTCAAGCCTGAGCCACGCAGTGCTGGACGTGATGGTGCGGGGCCTGGAGGAGAGGCTCAAGGCGCTGGAGGTGGATGCGCTCATTCACACCTCGGGCCCGTTTCAGGGGCAGGACTACCGCGTGGCCCGAGCTTGCGCCGACGCCGGCGTCCACTATGTGGACCTGGCCGATGGGCGTGACTTTGTCTGCGGCATCGATGTGCTCGATCCGCAGGCCAGAGCTGCGGGCGTGCTGCTGCTCAGTGGTGCCAGCTCGGTACCTGCGCTGTCCTCGGCGGTTGTGGATGCGCTGGCTTCGGGCATGGCTCGCGTCAGCGATCTCGACATAGGCATCAGCCCAGGCAATCGTACGGATAGAGGCCTGTCTACAGTCGCTGCCATCCTCAGCTATTGTGGCAAACCGCTGCCTGGTTCCGGGCAGCAAGCCTTGATTGGCTGGCTACGCAGCTATGGGCATGACTATCCGGCTCCTGTTGGGCGGCGGCTGCTGTCGGCCTGCGATATACCGGATCTCGCGCTGTTACCGCTTCGCTATGAAGGAAGTCCTTCCATCAGATTCGGTGCCGGGCTTGAGCTGTCGTTCTTGCAGCGTGGGATGAATGCCATGGCCTGGCTGGCTCACAGAGGGCTGGTGCGGGACTGGTCTGCACATGCGCGCAGGCTCAAGCGCATGGCGGACTGGTTCAAGAGCTGGGGCAGCGATGCAGGGGCCATGCATGTCACGGTCAGTGGCCTGGATGCAACGGGGCAAGCCTGCCAGCGCTGCTGGGTGCTTATGGCAGGCTCGGGCGACGGGCCCTATGTTCCCACGCTGGCTGCCAGTGCGCTGGTACGCAAGCTGGCTTTGGGTGCGCCGCTGGAGCCAGGCGCCAGGCCTTGCGTGGGGCTGCTGACGCTGCAGGACTTTGTGGACGAAGCGCAGGGGCTGGATATTCAGATGCGGAGACTGGATTGA
- a CDS encoding YcxB family protein, protein MNMTASFTLAPADFVRLQKVVSRRWHQKAGMLSWPFLLRIVVWLSIGLAGAAYARLMREFPEISRPLGVVACLLLVALIAVVTMPYLSQASMRKLMLLPDGAFLSPQTVTLSSDAIRVASVRGDMMLPWSGVLALAEDEVNYYLFIDAMQALILPRAAIAPMAAEFEQFTRHLRASAI, encoded by the coding sequence ATGAACATGACCGCCAGCTTTACTCTCGCTCCCGCCGACTTCGTTCGCCTGCAGAAAGTGGTTTCGCGGCGCTGGCATCAGAAGGCAGGGATGCTTTCCTGGCCGTTCCTCCTGCGGATTGTGGTGTGGCTTTCCATTGGCCTGGCCGGTGCAGCCTACGCGCGACTGATGCGTGAGTTTCCCGAGATCTCCCGCCCACTGGGAGTGGTTGCCTGCCTTCTGCTCGTCGCTTTGATCGCCGTCGTGACGATGCCATACCTGTCGCAGGCATCCATGCGCAAGCTCATGCTCCTGCCGGATGGAGCGTTTCTGTCGCCGCAAACGGTCACGCTCTCGTCGGACGCCATCAGGGTAGCCTCGGTTCGAGGTGACATGATGCTGCCGTGGTCAGGAGTGCTGGCGCTTGCCGAAGATGAGGTGAACTACTATCTGTTCATCGACGCTATGCAGGCTCTGATACTGCCCAGGGCAGCCATTGCCCCCATGGCTGCAGAGTTCGAGCAGTTCACGCGCCATCTCAGGGCCTCTGCGATTTAA
- a CDS encoding peroxidase-related enzyme (This protein belongs to a clade of uncharacterized proteins related to peroxidases such as the alkylhydroperoxidase AhpD.) codes for MKSRYPFPDLNSLPEDIRQRITEVQQKSGFIPNVFLAFARRPAEWRAFFAYHDALMLKEDGSLSKGEREMIVTATSAANQCLYCVVAHGAILRIYEKKPLIADQVAVNYRKADISPRERAMLDFAMKVCLHSAEIDDADYEALYPHGFDDEDIWDIAAITAFFGLSNRMASFAGMQPNPEFYLMGRVPREKKA; via the coding sequence ATGAAAAGCCGCTACCCCTTTCCCGATCTGAACAGCCTGCCTGAAGACATCAGGCAACGCATCACCGAGGTACAGCAAAAGTCGGGCTTTATTCCCAATGTTTTTCTGGCCTTTGCTCGCCGGCCGGCCGAGTGGCGCGCCTTCTTTGCCTACCACGATGCGCTGATGCTCAAGGAGGACGGCAGTCTCAGCAAGGGCGAGCGCGAAATGATCGTCACCGCCACCAGCGCTGCCAATCAGTGCCTGTATTGCGTGGTGGCTCATGGCGCCATCTTGCGCATCTATGAGAAAAAGCCGCTGATTGCCGACCAGGTAGCGGTCAATTACCGCAAGGCCGACATCAGCCCGCGCGAGCGGGCCATGTTGGACTTTGCCATGAAGGTCTGTCTGCACAGCGCCGAAATCGACGATGCCGACTACGAAGCCTTGTACCCTCACGGTTTTGACGACGAGGATATCTGGGACATTGCGGCCATTACCGCCTTCTTCGGACTATCCAACCGGATGGCCAGCTTCGCGGGCATGCAGCCCAATCCCGAGTTCTATCTGATGGGCCGGGTGCCGCGCGAGAAAAAAGCCTGA
- a CDS encoding sigma-54-dependent transcriptional regulator yields MNPSLKVLIVEDDADVAMACEQTMRLEGLDCVCVSSAEQAQKHLSPDFAGIVVSDIRLPQMSGLGLLAAVRVLDAELPVILITGHGDISMAVQAMKDGAADFLEKPFAPERLVDAVRRALERRRLVLEVRSLRQQLQSRDVLQHQLLGRSLPMQQLRSTLQSLAASEADVLIWGETGTGKERVARSLHESSRRKRGNFVAINCGGLPETLFDSEMFGSEAGAFTGAGKKRIGKIEHASGGTLFLDEIESMPLAMQAKLLRVLQERVLERLGSNTLIPVDCRVIAATKVDLLELSRQGLFRSDLYYRLNVVTVNLPPLRERREDVALLFEHFALQAAARHQRPVAELTQQRLQALLAHDWPGNVRELRNTAERITLGLDAGLSPSGTTPEAAASLAATMESIERSLISEALRNNEGSLTRTAQALHTPKTTLHDKIRKYGL; encoded by the coding sequence ATGAACCCTTCCCTCAAAGTCCTGATCGTTGAAGACGATGCCGATGTCGCCATGGCCTGCGAGCAGACCATGCGTCTCGAGGGTCTGGACTGCGTCTGCGTGAGCAGTGCCGAGCAGGCGCAAAAGCACCTGTCCCCGGATTTTGCCGGCATCGTGGTCAGCGACATCCGCTTGCCGCAGATGAGCGGCCTTGGGCTGCTGGCCGCCGTCCGCGTGCTGGATGCCGAGCTGCCCGTGATTCTCATCACAGGTCATGGCGATATCTCCATGGCCGTGCAAGCCATGAAGGATGGCGCTGCCGATTTTCTGGAGAAACCGTTTGCGCCCGAGCGCCTTGTGGACGCCGTGCGCCGTGCGCTGGAGCGCCGTCGCCTGGTGCTGGAGGTGCGCAGCCTGCGCCAGCAGCTACAAAGTCGGGATGTGTTGCAGCACCAGTTGCTGGGGCGCTCGCTTCCCATGCAGCAGCTGCGCAGCACATTGCAAAGCCTTGCGGCCAGCGAGGCCGATGTGCTGATCTGGGGGGAAACGGGCACCGGCAAGGAAAGAGTCGCGCGCAGCCTGCATGAATCCAGCCGGCGCAAGAGAGGCAATTTTGTCGCGATCAACTGCGGCGGCCTGCCGGAGACGCTGTTTGATAGCGAAATGTTCGGCAGCGAGGCCGGGGCCTTTACCGGCGCGGGCAAAAAGCGCATCGGCAAGATCGAACATGCCAGCGGCGGCACCTTGTTTCTTGACGAGATCGAAAGCATGCCCCTGGCCATGCAGGCCAAGCTGCTGCGCGTGCTGCAGGAAAGAGTGCTGGAGCGCCTGGGCTCGAACACGCTCATTCCCGTCGACTGCCGTGTGATTGCTGCAACCAAGGTCGATTTGCTGGAACTCAGCCGTCAGGGCCTGTTTCGCTCCGATCTTTATTACCGTCTCAATGTGGTAACCGTGAACCTGCCCCCGCTGCGCGAGCGCCGCGAGGATGTTGCGCTGCTGTTCGAGCATTTCGCGTTGCAGGCCGCTGCCCGCCACCAGCGCCCTGTGGCAGAGCTGACGCAGCAGCGTCTGCAGGCACTGCTTGCCCACGACTGGCCAGGCAATGTGCGCGAGCTGCGCAACACGGCCGAGCGCATCACGCTGGGGCTGGATGCCGGCCTGTCCCCGTCCGGTACGACGCCCGAGGCAGCGGCTTCGTTGGCGGCAACCATGGAGTCCATAGAGCGTTCCCTGATTTCGGAGGCCTTGCGCAACAACGAAGGTAGCCTGACGCGCACGGCCCAGGCGCTTCACACTCCCAAGACAACGCTGCACGACAAGATTCGCAAGTACGGGCTTTGA
- a CDS encoding thiol-disulfide oxidoreductase DCC family protein encodes MIVVFDGQCLLCNGWVQFLLKHDKQGIFQFAAIQGEVGGRLLADAGLRIEGLQTLLLVDGQRSWQHTDAILRVLHALGWPWRLTAVIRLIPSALRDALYRMIARNRYHWFGKSEQCMMPDPAVAARFLD; translated from the coding sequence ATGATTGTGGTCTTTGATGGGCAATGTCTGTTGTGCAATGGCTGGGTGCAGTTCTTGCTCAAGCACGACAAGCAGGGCATTTTTCAGTTCGCTGCCATACAGGGCGAGGTCGGCGGCAGGCTGTTGGCCGATGCAGGCTTGCGCATAGAGGGTCTGCAGACCTTGCTGCTGGTGGACGGCCAGCGCTCCTGGCAGCACACGGATGCCATCCTGCGCGTGCTGCACGCCCTGGGCTGGCCGTGGCGACTGACAGCGGTGATCAGGTTGATACCCTCTGCATTGCGCGATGCGCTCTACCGAATGATCGCCAGAAACCGCTATCACTGGTTCGGCAAAAGCGAGCAGTGCATGATGCCGGACCCTGCTGTGGCTGCCCGCTTTCTGGACTGA
- a CDS encoding RtcB family protein produces MLLLEGALHLPDSEMLCCVPVFISIMPHSSGKLSRLQKALSRQGIQVSYRDNIYQIHNEQAAATILLPDSLPLEHKAVSQLLDFASVADPQGHGVVCKACATPDFHPGSIAPVGAVVATSPDFVIPAAIGTDINCGIRLLSTGLTQAQAELHKSTIVQRLTRVILQNGRDVPVRSAGFKALFDEGPQAFIEQLPDVGLWQGVNRDRLQAELAECVGLQGFAGQSRYAPEALLQARELLRPPSAADLGSGNHFLEFCVVEEVYDRHAAYAAGLKKGDVTVMIHTGSRDVGFYVGRRWMELARQQWPQGIKHPQHGLYGLSGALAQDYLQAMGVAARYAWFNRMALAELVRKELAGIAAPDASRLIVDVPHNVVMTEGEFNVHRKGSTPAHDGQWALIPGSMGDYSFLVKGLGHEDWLRSCSHGAGRQVRRQETRRMKQPLVESVWQCITLREERLIEEAPSAYKPVGPVLQAQEEAGLIRASVRLKPWLTFKA; encoded by the coding sequence ATGCTGCTGCTCGAAGGTGCGTTGCATCTCCCAGATTCGGAGATGCTCTGTTGCGTACCTGTTTTTATCAGCATCATGCCGCATTCTTCCGGGAAGCTTTCCCGACTGCAAAAAGCTCTGTCACGTCAGGGCATCCAGGTCTCCTACCGAGACAATATCTATCAAATCCATAACGAGCAGGCAGCAGCCACCATTTTGCTGCCCGACAGCCTGCCGCTGGAGCACAAAGCCGTTAGTCAACTGCTGGACTTCGCTTCGGTTGCGGACCCGCAAGGCCATGGAGTGGTCTGCAAAGCCTGTGCCACTCCGGACTTTCACCCCGGCAGCATTGCGCCCGTGGGGGCGGTGGTGGCCACGTCGCCAGATTTCGTGATTCCTGCGGCCATCGGCACGGATATCAACTGCGGCATACGCCTGCTGAGCACGGGCCTGACGCAGGCGCAGGCCGAGCTGCACAAAAGCACCATCGTGCAGCGACTGACCCGCGTCATCTTGCAGAACGGGCGCGATGTGCCCGTGCGCAGCGCAGGCTTCAAGGCGCTGTTTGATGAGGGGCCCCAGGCCTTTATTGAACAGTTGCCTGACGTGGGTCTATGGCAAGGCGTGAACCGCGATCGCCTGCAAGCCGAACTGGCCGAGTGCGTGGGTCTGCAAGGCTTTGCGGGCCAGAGTCGCTACGCGCCTGAAGCCCTGTTGCAGGCGCGCGAGCTGCTGCGCCCGCCGTCTGCCGCGGACCTGGGAAGCGGCAACCACTTTCTGGAGTTCTGCGTGGTTGAGGAAGTCTACGATCGTCATGCCGCCTACGCCGCGGGACTCAAGAAGGGCGATGTCACGGTGATGATCCACACCGGCTCGCGCGATGTCGGTTTTTATGTCGGTCGTCGCTGGATGGAACTGGCCAGGCAGCAATGGCCGCAAGGCATCAAACACCCCCAGCATGGTCTGTATGGACTGAGCGGCGCGCTGGCGCAGGACTATCTGCAAGCGATGGGTGTGGCTGCGCGCTATGCGTGGTTCAACCGCATGGCGCTGGCGGAGCTGGTGCGCAAAGAGCTGGCGGGCATTGCCGCGCCCGATGCATCGCGCCTGATTGTGGATGTGCCCCACAACGTGGTGATGACCGAGGGCGAGTTCAACGTACACCGCAAGGGCTCCACTCCCGCGCATGACGGCCAGTGGGCGCTGATTCCGGGCTCGATGGGCGACTACTCCTTCCTCGTCAAAGGTCTGGGCCATGAAGACTGGCTGCGGTCCTGCAGCCACGGCGCGGGCCGCCAGGTGCGCAGACAGGAAACGCGGCGCATGAAGCAGCCGCTGGTCGAATCCGTATGGCAATGCATCACCTTGCGTGAAGAGCGACTGATCGAAGAAGCGCCCAGCGCCTACAAACCCGTAGGGCCGGTGTTGCAGGCGCAGGAAGAGGCGGGGCTGATCCGTGCGAGTGTGCGGTTGAAGCCTTGGCTGACTTTCAAGGCTTGA
- a CDS encoding DUF4166 domain-containing protein — translation MMQSASLFQQAMGDEFCKLDAALQRFHVLQGEHQLQGRVQTGAPRTLAAKLLALALGTPRAASEGTIHFELQASPEAETWIRIFPSQLMRSTMQLHNGHLIERLGLARLCFALQAVDGRLLMRLQRLYFLGFPCPGWLAPRIVAEEAGAGKHMQFHVEAAVPLIGVVASYRGYLLLPEEKT, via the coding sequence ATGATGCAGAGCGCTTCTTTGTTTCAGCAGGCCATGGGCGATGAGTTCTGCAAGCTCGATGCCGCCCTGCAGCGCTTTCACGTCCTTCAGGGTGAGCATCAGCTCCAGGGCAGGGTGCAGACCGGCGCCCCCCGGACTCTGGCGGCCAAGCTGCTGGCGCTGGCTCTGGGCACGCCACGCGCCGCCAGCGAGGGGACGATTCATTTCGAACTGCAGGCCAGTCCCGAGGCGGAAACCTGGATTCGCATCTTCCCCTCGCAGCTCATGCGCTCAACCATGCAGTTGCACAATGGCCACCTGATCGAGCGCCTTGGCCTGGCGCGATTGTGCTTTGCCTTGCAGGCGGTAGATGGACGGCTCCTCATGCGACTGCAGCGTCTGTATTTTCTGGGTTTCCCATGCCCGGGCTGGCTGGCGCCGCGCATCGTGGCCGAAGAAGCCGGAGCCGGGAAGCACATGCAATTTCATGTCGAAGCGGCCGTCCCCCTGATTGGCGTGGTGGCCAGTTATCGTGGCTATCTGTTGCTGCCCGAGGAAAAAACATGA
- a CDS encoding SRPBCC family protein, producing the protein MKTGLVAACGAALTLLCGGLQVSAQELRIETAEHNEALTVSALAVMQVRLATAWSVISDYDHLADFVPDMQSSRVLQRDGNQVLLEQKGSLGFLFFRQAIEVRLAVTEWPQQRIAAHAIGGNLKQMDGSYTLETQTDGRVRLAYSARLVPAFAIPPLVGKPVLRQLLKRQFRALVDEIQRREALTLQEQKQTPGN; encoded by the coding sequence ATGAAAACAGGACTTGTTGCTGCCTGCGGCGCAGCTCTGACTCTGCTCTGCGGCGGTTTGCAGGTTTCGGCACAAGAGCTGCGCATAGAGACTGCCGAGCACAATGAGGCATTGACGGTGAGCGCCTTGGCCGTCATGCAAGTCAGGCTCGCTACGGCCTGGAGCGTGATTTCCGACTACGACCATCTGGCCGACTTTGTACCGGATATGCAAAGTTCGCGTGTGCTGCAGCGCGACGGCAACCAGGTGCTGCTGGAGCAAAAAGGCAGTCTGGGGTTTCTGTTTTTTCGCCAGGCAATCGAGGTCAGACTGGCTGTGACCGAATGGCCACAGCAGCGCATCGCCGCACATGCAATAGGCGGCAATCTCAAGCAGATGGACGGCAGCTATACCCTGGAAACCCAAACCGACGGCCGGGTACGCTTGGCTTACAGCGCTCGCCTGGTCCCGGCTTTCGCCATCCCGCCGCTGGTTGGGAAGCCAGTGCTGCGCCAGTTGCTGAAACGCCAGTTCAGGGCACTGGTGGATGAAATCCAGCGACGCGAGGCCTTGACGCTTCAAGAGCAGAAACAGACACCCGGAAATTAG